In Sphingomonas sp. PAMC26645, one DNA window encodes the following:
- a CDS encoding isocitrate lyase, producing the protein MTYQTHIAQLTNLIADQNGTWDAISPESVARMRLQNRFTTGLDIARYTAAIMRKDMAAYDADPAHYTQSLGCWHGFIAQQKMISIKKHFGTTDRRYLYLSGWMVAAMRSEFGPLPDQSMHEKTSVPALIEELYTFLRQADARELGMMFRDVDAARAAGNAIEEQRLLNAIENHQTHVVPIIADIDAGFGNAEATYLLARKMIEAGACALQIENQVSDEKQCGHQDGKVTVPHEDFLAKVRACRYAFLELGVEDGIIVTRTDSLGAGLTKQIAVSKEAGDLGDQYNSYLDCEEIDPATAQNGDVILNRDGKLLRPKRLPSNLFQFRAGTGEDRCVMDCIASLQNGADLLWIETEKPHIEQIAGMVDRIREAVPNAKLVYNNSPSFNWTLNFRQQVFDAWSAAGDDVSAYDRARLMSVDYDGTTLADEADERIRTFQADSAKRAGIFHHLITLPTYHTAALSTDNLAKEYFGDAGMLGYVKGVQRKEIREGIACVKHQNMSGSDLGDDHKEYFAGEAALKAGGAHNTMNQFAA; encoded by the coding sequence GTGACCTACCAGACGCACATCGCCCAGTTGACCAACCTCATTGCCGACCAGAACGGCACGTGGGACGCGATCTCGCCCGAGTCCGTCGCGCGGATGCGGTTGCAGAACCGGTTCACCACGGGCCTCGACATCGCGCGCTATACCGCAGCGATCATGCGCAAGGACATGGCAGCCTATGACGCGGACCCGGCGCACTACACGCAGTCGCTCGGCTGCTGGCACGGGTTCATCGCGCAGCAGAAGATGATCAGCATCAAGAAGCATTTCGGCACCACCGACCGCCGGTATCTTTACCTTTCCGGCTGGATGGTCGCGGCGATGCGGAGCGAATTTGGCCCGCTGCCCGACCAGTCGATGCACGAGAAAACGAGCGTCCCCGCGTTGATCGAGGAACTCTACACCTTCCTCCGGCAGGCCGATGCACGCGAACTCGGCATGATGTTCCGCGACGTCGATGCGGCGCGCGCTGCCGGTAACGCGATCGAGGAACAGCGCCTGCTCAATGCGATCGAGAACCACCAGACGCACGTTGTGCCAATCATCGCCGACATCGATGCGGGCTTCGGCAATGCGGAGGCGACCTATCTGCTCGCGCGGAAGATGATCGAGGCGGGAGCCTGCGCGCTCCAGATCGAGAACCAGGTCAGCGACGAAAAGCAATGCGGCCACCAGGACGGCAAGGTCACCGTTCCGCACGAGGACTTTCTCGCGAAGGTCCGCGCCTGCCGCTACGCGTTCCTCGAACTCGGCGTGGAGGATGGCATCATCGTCACGCGCACCGACTCGCTCGGTGCCGGCCTCACCAAGCAGATCGCGGTCAGCAAGGAAGCGGGCGACCTCGGCGACCAGTATAACTCGTACCTCGATTGCGAGGAGATCGACCCGGCGACGGCGCAGAACGGCGACGTCATCCTCAACCGCGACGGCAAGCTGCTCCGTCCCAAGCGCCTGCCGTCGAACCTGTTCCAGTTCCGCGCGGGGACCGGCGAGGATCGCTGCGTAATGGACTGCATCGCGTCGCTACAGAACGGCGCCGACCTGCTGTGGATCGAGACCGAAAAGCCGCACATCGAGCAGATCGCCGGCATGGTCGACCGCATCCGTGAGGCCGTCCCCAATGCGAAGCTCGTCTATAATAACTCGCCAAGCTTCAACTGGACGTTGAACTTCCGCCAGCAGGTTTTCGATGCCTGGTCGGCTGCGGGTGACGACGTGTCGGCCTATGATCGCGCGCGGCTCATGAGCGTCGATTACGACGGCACGACGCTCGCGGACGAAGCCGACGAACGCATCCGCACCTTCCAGGCGGATTCGGCCAAGCGCGCAGGCATCTTCCACCATCTGATCACGCTGCCGACGTATCACACGGCGGCGCTCTCGACCGACAATCTCGCCAAGGAGTATTTCGGGGATGCGGGGATGCTCGGTTATGTGAAGGGCGTCCAGCGCAAGGAAATCCGCGAGGGGATCGCCTGCGTGAAGCACCAGAACATGTCTGGTTCGGATCTTGGCGACGACCACAAGGAGTATTTCGCGGGTGAGGCGGCTCTGAAGGCGGGCGGCG
- a CDS encoding SDR family NAD(P)-dependent oxidoreductase → MADKFAIITGASTGIGFELATLAAKDGYDILVVADEALIDAAAQDFKQFGTDVQSLQADLSTIEGVDQLLAATNGRTIDLVCANAGRGLGKAFLDQDLAEWRKVVDTNVVGTAYLLQKVLPPMVARNTGKVLVTGSIAGYIPGAFQAVYNGTKSFVDSFVAAIQNEIKDADGVTLTNLMPGPVDTEFFDRAHMMDTDVGTDPKKSDPADVAKDGWDALMSGKSAVVSGWKNKIQSAIANVTPNAVLAEMHRKMAEPGTAND, encoded by the coding sequence ATGGCTGATAAATTCGCGATCATCACCGGCGCCTCGACGGGCATCGGCTTCGAACTGGCGACGCTGGCGGCGAAGGACGGCTACGACATTCTCGTCGTGGCGGACGAGGCGTTGATCGACGCCGCCGCGCAGGACTTCAAGCAGTTCGGCACCGATGTTCAGTCGCTCCAGGCCGATCTCTCGACGATCGAAGGCGTCGACCAGCTTTTGGCGGCGACGAACGGCCGGACGATCGACCTGGTCTGCGCGAACGCCGGGCGCGGGCTTGGCAAGGCGTTCCTTGATCAGGACCTCGCGGAGTGGCGCAAGGTCGTCGACACCAACGTCGTCGGCACGGCGTATCTGTTGCAGAAGGTGTTGCCGCCGATGGTCGCGCGCAACACCGGCAAGGTGCTCGTGACCGGGTCGATCGCAGGCTACATCCCCGGTGCGTTCCAGGCGGTGTACAACGGCACGAAGAGCTTCGTCGACAGCTTCGTTGCCGCGATCCAGAACGAGATCAAGGATGCAGACGGCGTCACGCTGACCAACCTGATGCCCGGCCCGGTCGACACCGAGTTCTTCGATCGCGCGCACATGATGGACACCGATGTCGGGACCGATCCCAAGAAAAGCGATCCCGCGGACGTGGCGAAGGACGGCTGGGACGCGCTGATGTCCGGCAAGTCCGCGGTCGTGTCGGGCTGGAAGAACAAGATCCAGTCGGCGATCGCCAACGTCACGCCCAACGCCGTGCTCGCCGAGATGCACCGCAAGATGGCCGAGCCTGGCACCGCGAACGACTAA
- a CDS encoding DUF4142 domain-containing protein, which produces MTRFLTAAALIALPIAAVSAQAPMPASTYVMKAGAGDLYEKTSSQILLETTTNPKLKSFAQMMITDHTKSTEDVKAAAMAAHVKVAPPKLDPMGAKNVAALRAAKGTARDRLYVTQQKAAHAKALTLQQGYANKGTVAGLKTVAAGIVPVVQSHITELQTM; this is translated from the coding sequence ATGACACGATTTCTGACTGCCGCCGCGCTGATCGCGCTGCCGATCGCCGCTGTCTCGGCACAGGCGCCGATGCCCGCTTCGACTTACGTAATGAAGGCCGGTGCCGGCGACCTGTACGAGAAGACGTCGAGCCAGATCCTGCTCGAGACGACCACCAATCCGAAGCTTAAGAGCTTCGCGCAGATGATGATCACCGATCACACCAAGAGCACCGAGGACGTGAAGGCGGCGGCGATGGCGGCGCATGTGAAGGTCGCACCACCCAAGCTCGATCCGATGGGCGCGAAGAACGTCGCGGCACTTCGCGCGGCGAAGGGCACGGCGCGCGACCGGCTGTACGTGACGCAGCAGAAGGCGGCGCATGCCAAGGCGCTGACGTTGCAGCAGGGCTATGCGAACAAGGGCACCGTGGCGGGCCTGAAGACTGTTGCAGCCGGAATCGTACCAGTCGTCCAGTCGCACATTACCGAACTGCAGACGATGTAA
- a CDS encoding zinc-dependent alcohol dehydrogenase, with protein sequence MRALAWHGKHDVRVDTVDDPEIVNQRDCIIKVTATAICGSDLHLYDGYIPTMQAGDILGHEFMGEVVEVGAKSTLKKGQKVVVPFTIACGSCYHCGKHQYSACDNGLPADNQDIAQEIYGQPMSGLFGYSHMTGGYAGGQAEYVRVPFSDVGPIVIPDGVDDEKVLFLSDILPTGWMAAENAQIEPGDTVAVWGCGPVGLFAVQSAFLMGAERVIAIDHFPHRLELAKKFGAETINYEQSAVYEALMVMTGGIGPDAVIDSVGLEAHGFFVDNVVDQIKASTFLGTDRTHSIRQAIIACRKGGRVSMPAVYGGFVDKFPLGAFMEKGLTLKTGQTHVQHYMPALLNAIMEGKIDTTFLISHRMDLEDAPKGYDMFKNNQNEVTKVVLKPGFN encoded by the coding sequence ATGCGCGCTCTGGCATGGCACGGTAAGCACGACGTCCGCGTAGATACGGTCGACGATCCCGAAATCGTCAACCAGCGTGATTGCATCATCAAGGTCACCGCGACCGCGATATGCGGTTCCGATCTGCATCTGTACGACGGCTATATCCCGACGATGCAGGCCGGCGATATCCTTGGCCACGAATTCATGGGCGAAGTCGTCGAGGTCGGCGCGAAGTCGACGCTGAAGAAGGGCCAGAAGGTCGTCGTCCCGTTCACGATCGCCTGCGGCAGTTGCTACCATTGCGGCAAGCACCAGTATTCGGCGTGCGACAACGGCCTCCCCGCCGACAACCAGGACATCGCGCAGGAAATCTACGGCCAGCCCATGTCCGGCCTGTTCGGTTACAGCCACATGACCGGTGGCTATGCCGGCGGCCAAGCCGAATATGTCCGCGTGCCGTTCAGCGACGTCGGCCCGATCGTCATTCCCGACGGTGTGGACGACGAGAAGGTGTTGTTCCTCTCCGACATCCTGCCGACCGGCTGGATGGCGGCGGAGAACGCACAGATCGAACCCGGCGACACGGTCGCTGTGTGGGGTTGCGGTCCGGTCGGGCTGTTCGCGGTGCAGTCGGCGTTCCTGATGGGCGCCGAACGCGTCATCGCGATCGACCACTTCCCGCACCGACTGGAGCTTGCCAAGAAGTTCGGCGCCGAGACGATCAACTACGAGCAATCGGCCGTCTACGAGGCATTGATGGTAATGACCGGCGGCATCGGCCCCGACGCCGTCATCGACAGCGTTGGGCTCGAGGCACACGGCTTCTTCGTCGACAACGTCGTTGATCAGATCAAGGCGTCGACGTTCCTCGGCACCGATCGGACGCACTCGATCCGCCAGGCGATCATTGCGTGTCGCAAGGGCGGGCGGGTGTCGATGCCTGCCGTGTACGGCGGGTTCGTCGACAAGTTTCCGCTCGGCGCCTTCATGGAGAAGGGGCTGACGCTCAAGACCGGTCAGACGCATGTCCAGCATTACATGCCCGCGCTGCTCAACGCGATCATGGAGGGCAAGATCGACACCACCTTCCTGATCTCGCACCGCATGGACCTGGAGGACGCCCCCAAGGGCTACGACATGTTCAAGAACAACCAGAACGAAGTGACGAAGGTCGTGCTCAAGCCCGGCTTCAACTGA
- a CDS encoding XrtA/PEP-CTERM system amidotransferase: MCGIAGIFHPGTPKPVDPNRVHAMIAALSHRGPDGDGIWTAPGVGLGHRRLSIIDLEGSPQPMSDGTLTITYNGEIYNFVELRDELAAKGAIFRTSGDTEVLLHAWRAWGPSMLDRLNGMFAFAIHDTAAHTLFLARDRMGVKPLHYVELADGSLAFASELKGLLAHPQLRRVPDLGAVEDYLAFGYVPDDSCMVAGVKKLAAGHFLLVERGKSVPQPRKWWDIDFSNRATGSAKALGEELVDRMRAGVRSRMVADVPLGAFLSGGVDSSAVVALMAEASPKAVRTCTIGFDEAGHDERSYADTVARRFATDHRERVVQSGDFGLIDTLVASFDEPFADASALATYQVCALARESVTVALSGDGADEALAGYRRYKFQSVEERVRGLLPSHLRADVFGTLGRWYPKADWAPRPLRAKSTLLALAQGGGEAYARSVGVTTPELRAQLFNAGARAKLGGYRAEDRYVATMANAPARDAIDRAQYADIKHWLPGDILTKVDRTSMAVGLEAREPLLDHRLIEFCATLPATMRLRHGEGKWLMKKAMEPYLPRDILYRQKMGFVTPISAWFRGALAGEATALAKSRTLGETGWFDMATIARIADEHRMGRAEHGRTLWQFVMLERSMKRMFG, encoded by the coding sequence ATGTGCGGCATCGCCGGGATCTTCCACCCCGGTACCCCGAAGCCGGTCGACCCGAACCGCGTCCACGCGATGATCGCCGCACTGTCGCATCGTGGCCCCGACGGCGACGGCATCTGGACTGCGCCGGGCGTCGGTCTCGGCCATCGCCGCCTGTCGATCATTGACCTCGAAGGCTCGCCGCAGCCGATGTCCGATGGCACACTCACGATCACCTACAACGGCGAGATCTATAACTTCGTCGAACTGCGCGACGAATTAGCCGCCAAGGGCGCGATCTTCCGGACGTCCGGCGACACCGAAGTCCTGCTGCACGCGTGGCGCGCCTGGGGGCCGTCGATGCTCGACCGGCTGAACGGCATGTTCGCTTTCGCGATCCACGATACCGCCGCGCACACGCTGTTCCTCGCGCGCGACCGGATGGGCGTGAAGCCGCTTCATTATGTCGAGCTGGCTGACGGGTCGCTGGCGTTCGCCTCTGAGTTGAAGGGCCTGCTCGCGCATCCGCAACTCCGCCGCGTGCCGGATCTCGGCGCGGTCGAGGACTACCTGGCATTCGGGTACGTGCCCGACGATTCCTGCATGGTCGCGGGCGTCAAGAAGCTGGCGGCTGGGCATTTTCTGCTGGTCGAGCGTGGCAAGTCGGTGCCGCAGCCGCGCAAATGGTGGGACATCGATTTCTCCAACCGCGCGACCGGCTCGGCCAAGGCTCTGGGCGAGGAACTGGTCGACCGGATGCGCGCGGGCGTGCGGTCGCGGATGGTCGCCGACGTGCCGCTGGGTGCGTTCTTGTCGGGCGGGGTGGACAGCTCCGCGGTCGTCGCGTTGATGGCCGAGGCGAGCCCCAAGGCGGTCCGCACCTGCACGATCGGGTTCGACGAGGCCGGGCATGACGAACGCAGCTATGCCGACACCGTCGCGCGCCGCTTTGCCACCGATCACCGTGAGCGCGTCGTCCAGTCGGGTGATTTCGGGCTGATCGACACGCTGGTCGCGAGCTTCGACGAGCCCTTTGCGGACGCCTCCGCGCTCGCCACCTATCAGGTCTGCGCGCTTGCCCGCGAGAGCGTCACCGTCGCGCTGTCCGGAGATGGGGCGGACGAAGCGCTCGCCGGATATCGCCGCTACAAGTTCCAGTCGGTCGAAGAGCGCGTCCGCGGCTTGCTGCCGTCGCATCTCCGCGCCGACGTCTTCGGGACGCTCGGCCGCTGGTATCCGAAGGCCGACTGGGCGCCGCGACCGCTTCGCGCGAAGTCGACGCTACTCGCGCTCGCGCAAGGCGGCGGCGAGGCCTATGCGCGGTCGGTCGGCGTCACTACGCCCGAACTCCGCGCGCAGTTGTTCAACGCCGGCGCGCGCGCGAAGCTTGGCGGGTACCGTGCCGAGGATCGCTATGTCGCGACTATGGCGAACGCGCCCGCGCGCGACGCGATCGACCGCGCGCAATATGCCGACATCAAGCATTGGCTGCCCGGCGACATCCTGACCAAGGTCGATCGGACCAGCATGGCAGTCGGCCTCGAAGCGCGCGAACCGTTGCTCGACCACCGCCTGATCGAGTTCTGCGCGACGCTGCCGGCGACCATGCGGTTGCGGCACGGCGAGGGCAAATGGCTGATGAAGAAAGCGATGGAGCCGTATCTGCCGCGCGACATCCTCTATCGCCAGAAGATGGGCTTCGTGACGCCGATCAGCGCGTGGTTTCGTGGCGCACTGGCAGGCGAGGCGACCGCGCTCGCCAAGTCGCGCACGCTAGGCGAGACGGGGTGGTTCGACATGGCGACGATCGCTCGGATCGCCGACGAGCACCGGATGGGGCGTGCGGAGCACGGTCGGACCTTGTGGCAGTTCGTGATGCTCGAGCGGTCGATGAAGCGGATGTTCGGGTAG
- a CDS encoding formate--tetrahydrofolate ligase codes for METDIAIARSVALRPIAAIAESLHIPDDAIEPYGRYKAKISLEWLNARKSSPNGKLILVTAINPTPAGEGKTTTSIGLADALRHTGRKAVLALREPSLGPCFGTKGGATGGGRAQVAPMEDINLHFTGDFHAITAAHNLLAAMIDNHIHWGNALQIDVRRVVWRRVLDMNDRALRDIVQSIGGVANGYPRESGFDITVASEVMAILCLADGLADMERRLGDIVVAYTRGRKPITARDLKADGAMAVLLAEAIKPNLVQSLEGTPAFLHGGPFANIAHGCNSVIATRAALSLGDYVVTEAGFGADLGAEKFFDIKCRQAGLAPDAVVIVATARALKMNGGVAKADLGREDVDAVRRGAVNLVRHIENIRQFGVPAVVAINHFYTDSDAEIAAIVEAAAHHGARAILCRHWAEGGAGAVELADAVAELCDTHGGGFAPIYGDELSLFDKIDTVARRIYRAEHAVAEPSVLAQLKRWEDAGYGHLPVCLAKTQYSFSTDPALLGAPTGHIVPVREVRLAAGAGFVVAICGEIMTMPGLPRVSAAEAIRLNNEGLIEGLF; via the coding sequence ATGGAAACCGATATCGCCATCGCTCGCAGCGTCGCCCTGCGCCCTATCGCCGCCATCGCCGAGAGCCTGCACATTCCCGACGACGCGATCGAGCCTTATGGCCGGTACAAGGCGAAGATCTCGCTCGAATGGCTGAACGCACGCAAGTCTTCGCCCAACGGCAAGCTCATCCTCGTCACCGCGATCAATCCGACCCCGGCAGGCGAAGGCAAGACCACGACCTCGATCGGGCTCGCCGACGCGCTCCGGCATACCGGGCGCAAGGCCGTGCTCGCCCTTCGCGAACCCTCGCTGGGCCCGTGCTTCGGGACCAAGGGCGGTGCGACCGGTGGCGGTCGTGCGCAGGTGGCGCCGATGGAGGACATCAACCTCCACTTCACCGGCGATTTCCACGCGATCACCGCGGCGCACAATTTGCTCGCGGCGATGATCGACAACCACATCCACTGGGGCAACGCGCTCCAGATCGACGTCCGCCGCGTGGTCTGGCGGCGCGTGCTCGACATGAACGACCGTGCGCTGCGCGACATCGTCCAGTCGATCGGTGGCGTCGCCAACGGCTATCCCCGCGAATCGGGCTTCGACATCACGGTCGCGTCGGAGGTGATGGCGATCCTTTGCCTCGCCGACGGGCTCGCGGACATGGAGCGGCGGCTGGGCGATATCGTCGTCGCCTACACGCGGGGCCGCAAGCCGATCACCGCGCGCGACTTGAAGGCGGACGGCGCGATGGCGGTGCTGCTGGCGGAGGCGATCAAGCCGAACCTCGTCCAGTCGCTGGAAGGGACGCCCGCGTTCCTCCACGGCGGGCCATTCGCCAACATCGCGCATGGCTGCAACTCGGTAATCGCGACGCGGGCAGCGCTGTCGCTCGGCGATTACGTGGTGACCGAGGCGGGCTTCGGCGCGGATCTCGGCGCGGAAAAGTTTTTCGACATCAAGTGCCGCCAGGCGGGGCTGGCCCCCGACGCGGTCGTGATCGTCGCGACCGCGCGTGCGCTGAAGATGAACGGTGGCGTCGCCAAGGCCGACCTGGGACGCGAGGACGTCGACGCGGTACGACGGGGCGCGGTCAATCTCGTCCGTCATATCGAGAACATCCGCCAGTTCGGCGTGCCCGCGGTCGTCGCGATCAACCATTTCTACACCGACAGCGATGCGGAGATCGCCGCGATCGTCGAGGCCGCCGCACATCACGGCGCGCGCGCGATCCTCTGCCGGCATTGGGCCGAGGGTGGTGCCGGTGCCGTCGAACTGGCCGACGCGGTCGCCGAACTGTGCGACACGCACGGGGGCGGGTTCGCGCCGATCTATGGCGACGAACTGTCGTTGTTCGACAAGATCGATACCGTTGCACGCCGCATCTATCGTGCCGAGCACGCCGTCGCCGAGCCCAGCGTGCTCGCTCAGTTGAAGCGCTGGGAGGATGCCGGATACGGTCACCTGCCCGTCTGCCTCGCGAAGACGCAGTACAGCTTCTCGACCGACCCTGCCCTGCTTGGTGCACCGACCGGGCATATCGTGCCGGTGCGCGAAGTGCGGCTAGCGGCAGGTGCCGGGTTCGTGGTGGCGATCTGCGGAGAGATCATGACCATGCCGGGCCTGCCGCGCGTTTCGGCCGCCGAGGCGATCCGGTTGAATAACGAGGGGCTGATCGAAGGATTATTCTAA
- a CDS encoding SRPBCC family protein: protein MTESDPRDDAPLSTSKRSDAVADATRDLADGKGSSIVARAVTINRPVGELFAYFRDFANLPTFMENVERIDVLDQRRSHWVVKGPAGKSYEWTSAVTDEAQDSFIAWSSEDGADVPNSGRVEFRDAGARGTVVVATILYDPPGGVIGKLIAKMFQREPAIQARRDLRRFKQLMETGEIATAAMNRKQHEEELA, encoded by the coding sequence ATGACTGAAAGCGATCCAAGAGATGACGCCCCACTAAGCACGTCCAAGCGAAGCGACGCTGTAGCGGACGCGACGCGGGACCTTGCGGACGGCAAGGGCAGCAGCATCGTTGCCCGTGCGGTTACGATCAATCGCCCGGTCGGCGAACTGTTCGCCTATTTTCGCGACTTCGCAAACCTTCCGACCTTCATGGAGAATGTCGAGCGTATCGACGTCCTCGACCAGCGCCGCTCGCATTGGGTGGTCAAGGGTCCGGCGGGCAAATCCTATGAATGGACGTCGGCGGTTACTGATGAAGCGCAGGACAGCTTCATCGCATGGTCGTCGGAGGATGGTGCCGACGTGCCTAACAGCGGCCGCGTCGAGTTTCGGGATGCGGGCGCGCGCGGCACGGTGGTCGTTGCGACCATCCTGTACGATCCGCCGGGTGGCGTGATCGGCAAGCTGATCGCCAAGATGTTTCAGCGCGAACCCGCGATCCAGGCCCGCCGAGACCTACGCCGTTTCAAGCAGTTGATGGAAACCGGCGAGATCGCGACTGCCGCGATGAACCGCAAGCAGCATGAAGAGGAACTCGCCTGA